The following is a genomic window from Trichomycterus rosablanca isolate fTriRos1 chromosome 24, fTriRos1.hap1, whole genome shotgun sequence.
ACGAAAACCTTTAAAACTCTGAATGTAGTAAACATAAGAAGATCCTgtaagttcacacacacacacacacacgtgaacTTCCTTCCTCCTCCAtctttgtataaataaatggtaAAAAGTACCACATGATAAATCTACACGTAGCTCCAGTAGTACTGGTACCACACTGTGAGAACCAGCGTCCCTACACATGATTAACGGGAGAGTTCCTGCTTGCTTATATTGCCTGAAAAAAATCCATATAAGAGCACCATTCTTACCAATCTCAGTCGCCTGAGCGTGCAGAGGAATTGAGCATATCCAAACTGGATGCAAGAGGGTAAaaagcaacaataataataataataataataataataataggatttTAGATGTGCTGATGGCTCGGTGTGGTTCATGAGGTTAAGGTGAATCCCCTACAAAACAACTATATTGCTGTTTTCTCGGTGACACTGTGAGTAATGGAGATCGTtctcacactaaaacacactcatCCTTTTTGTTTATCTCTCCGTCCCAATATTTCCTGATCTTacactttttctctctcttattGCACCATTATTTCTCCAAATGGAGCTTTAGTACGTTATCACTCTTCTTCTCTCTTTATAGCTCTCTGTTCTTTCATTATCTCCCTTCCACCGTCtcaaacacatatacaccatactgccaaaagtatttggacaccgaGCATTAATATGACATTGCTTCCGCTTATCAGACACACTGCTTGTTATCAGTCATGATTTGCTGCTTATCAGACACCCAGTGCTGCCTATAGCACATGAGCTGGTTTCACGTCTCACAGCATCTCTGCAGgactttgtgtttgtatttaaaatctctGATCTGCTGCGTTACTTGAATACGCCTCAGCTCCAACAGGTTCAAAACATTTGGGTCAGCAGTAAAGCTTAAACTCAAAGACTCGGGTTAGGGAACTCATCTgctaggtagcactgtcgcctctcagCCTCacacctgggttcgatccccaggcggggcggtccgggtcctttctgtgtggagtttgcatgttctccccgtgtctgcgtggttttactccgggtgctccggtttcctcccacagtccaaagacgtgcaggtgaggtgaattggagacactgaattgtccatgactgtgttcaacataatcttgagaagtgatgaatgttgtgtgatgagtaaatatcgttcctgtcatgaatgtaaccaaaagtgtaaaacatgacgttataatcctaataaacaaacaaactcatcTTCTGAATGAAATTTCAGGCGACTGAATGTTACAGGATTTGAATTTTATAGAGTAAGGATGTGCCATGTTCAATAATCAAAATCCAAACACTAAATTCAAACGCACTTTTTCCTCTCAGTCTCCACCTCCTCCACCCCCCAGCacactctccctctctctcctgcACTGGTGGACAGTCAGTCAGTGTCAGTGTTCTAGTGAGTACTGTGAGAGTAGTTCAGTACCTCCGTACAGACGGACGCTCGGCTCTATCAGAAGATGGACAGATGACTGAATGAGGGGAACAGAGGAGGAGAGAACGTGGTTGATGGATTTAAAGGAAAATGCGAGCACTTTTTCTCTTCACCTGGTATCTGTGTGTCTGCTGCTTCACTACAGGTACGATACTACACCACACactacagaacacacacacacacacacctgtacacagaAACAGTCATTAGGAGCATTTACACACTGATTATTCTAATCATGAATGCAGCTCTTTACTTACACTGAGTTTCTGAAGCTTATCAGTTTTATGTATTGATTAAAAACAGTTTGGGTAAAGGAGCAGCCATGTAAAACACATCAGTGCATTTGAATTCTAAGTGAGGCTGAATGAAATTCTTCCAGAGAAGAAACTGGTCTCAGGTCTGACGGATGCTGAATCactttacatatttataaatatttactaaTGAAATCTGATTTCatgcaaagtaaaaaataaaaatgatcttaatgtGAACAGAAGTTAATTGAAAATatacttttaaataaagacTTTGGCCACAGAATGTTTTATTAGACTAAAAACGACTTTATTGGTGTTGAGagactttttatatttacacagtTCTCATGTTTCTCATTTCTAATATTAATAATCCTCACAGTTTAACAGGTAATAATTTCAGTTCTTTAAGCTCAGAGGTAACCACGACAAACAAATACctaataaacagtaattatGATGATCAAGGTTATTTAATCTACATTGTAAGATTTCACAATTCTGTGTTTTGTATGTGGTGTTTCTTTCCTTTATTCAGTTAAAATGTTTATTGATGCATTAAAATGaagataaaatgtaaaacaaataaaaagaaaacttttttgtttttatgtctcAATATACTAGATGCTAAAATATTTTGATGTAATAACAGGAGGCTGATTCAGATCACTTATTTTCGCtcatttataaaaaaacaaaaaccctgacatttctttattttaatgtatttgcatttttgaGGAAAACATTTCTAAATGTTTGAGCCACAAGTATAAACCCtattaaaagtttaaagttttgaTTTTTACATCACTGCAGTTTCATGTTGTCACTTTTAAACCTTATAAACTAAAAACTGATTCCTGGTGAGAGAAACGATGTTTTCATTTTGGTTTGAGTGCTGAAGTGTCGCCCCCGTGTGGACTGATCCTGCACTACATCCTAAAATCATTTGGCTGAAGTTATATTTAATAGATGAGATTAAtacacattaaaattaaatatttaacattttgtgTACAACCTGAATCTTGATCACGCCATCACTCATTCAATCACATTCACACAATCACTCATTCAATCACATTTTCCTTTAATCACCTGTTTGTTCACTCGATCACTACAGCTCTCAATAAATTACATATCGGCAGTAAACTAATCAAACTAGATTTTAAGCCATTAAAAATCACTTGGTtagaataataaattataaatagctGCTGGCAGGGAGAATGAAAACatgctgaataaaaaaaactaataaaaataataaacaaatatattaagCACATTAAAAAAGGAGAATTTTAAATTCAAATCAGGGGAAAGGTGTTTTATAGATTTAGCActttaatatgtattttttaatgaacttgaacataattatttaaaaacaaaaacaaaagaacgACCAAAATTTAAACGCGTTTATTTACACTGAATACATAaaactttcatttttatttccagtCAGATTTACTAATTCTGATTATAAACATGTCAACATATTCAGATTCAGTTAGCAGTTAGCTTTACTGAGGTAAATTATCAGAGTGGAAAAACATTTCACACATTTCAATAATACTGCACATATTAATCATTTATTCTTGTTCATACATAGAATCTAATTTCTgagtgaaataaaataaaagtatgaaAGAAATAACCGAGGTAAAAAGGCTGCATCCCAATCCGCATACCTACTGAGGGCTAAATAGTGTGAAATGTGCTAAGTATTGCACTAAGTAGTGCACGGTACGTAGCATATAAAGAGCCGTTTGGAACACTTCCAGTCCTTCCCGCCAATTTCCTCAGGAGGCTGATAGTGATGTGTGGATGATTGTTCAGTCATTGTTATAGTTGTGAAACAGCACTAAGATGCTTCAACTAAACTTTATGTTCTAATGAATtaaacatgattaaattactaatgaTAGTGCAGTGATATTAATAAGTATTAGTTCCTACAGCAGCCATGTGTCTTAATCTTCTGATATTGTCTGTATGCTTTAcagaacacatgcacacacatggcATTCACTTtatcattatacagtataaggtTACAGCTATGATTTCGTCGTGTCTTCGTCATTGTtcgtgttcgtgtgtgtgtgttagtgtgttcgTTACAGATGCAGTGTTATCAGTGTGAAGAAACGTTGTTGAATAACGACTGTTCGACTGCAAAATTCATCGTAAACTGCACAGCGAACATTCAGGACGCCTGTCAGAAAGAGGTGATGGTGGATACGCATGGTAAATATTACACACTGTATACAAACCAGAACTTACCATGGTTCCATTCTTGGTTTTATAATATACAGTCGGCTGCAGAATTTATGGCACCCTTGCAAAAGAAGATTCACAAAAAAAGgtcagaaataaaaatgtagttaATTGGCTTAATCTCACactgaaaacatttaaataatcttatttataattaatacagTGGGGCAGGGGTAgactagcggttaagatactggactagtaatgaaaaggtcgctggtttaagccccaccactgccaggttgtcaccgttgggccctctaaacaaggcccttaaccctcaattgccagattgtatactgtcacactactgtaagttgctttggacaaaggcgtctgctaaaagccaaaaatgtaaatgtgttcccgACAAGAGCCTTATCAGATATTTTATACTCAAGGAGGAcgtgggtccctgctgagtctggttcctctcaagatttcttcctgtaattttaagggagtttttttctGCCAGTGTTGCCCTTggctgctcaacaggggtttttgtcagtcctggatgctgtaaagttgctttaagacaaattctattgtaaaaagcgctatacaaataaatttgacttgatttaATCTATCTTTTCAAACATTCCACAGTACTTAGACACTCTTAAGTACTTCATGAATTTGCGTCACTGTGGCTTAAACATGAGGTGATACCTTAGCCATTTATAGACGTGATCAGTGTTGATCAAACAAATAGGAGCAACATtttattcaattaaaaaaataatatatatatatcacaacGCATCCCTTTGTACAATTAGACCTAACAAACTAAGTGCCTGAGGTTCACTACATGCTAATAGAACTTTGTGGCTGTTTgagacaaaaatacaataaaataataacggGTCTTTGGAAAAGTTCATAATCTGCACTGTTTAGTGTGATGGAGAGTCAAGCTAGCTGTGTTCTATACCTGTGCAGGTGTGTTGTTGGTAATTATACCTCCTGTATTGTTACCTGTGCAGGTGTGTTGTTGGTAATTATACCTCCTGTATTGTTACCTGTGCAGGTGTGTTGTTGGTAATTGTACCTCCTGTATTGTTACCTGTGCAGGTGTGTTGTTGGTAATTATACCTCCTGTATTGTTACCTGTGCAGGTGTGTTGTTGGTAATTGTACCTCCTGTATTGTTACCTGTGCAGGTGTGTTGTTGGTAATTATACCTCCTGTATTGTTACCTGTGCAGGTGTGTTGTTGGTAATTGTACCTCCTGTATTGTTACCTGTGCAGGTGTGTTGTTGGTAATTATACCTCCTGTATTGTTACCTGTGCAGGTGTGTTGTTGGTAATTATACCTCCTGTATTGTTACCTGTGCAGGTGTGTTGTTGGTAATTATACCTCCTGTATTGTTACCTGTGCAGGTGTGTTGTTGGTAATTATACCTCCTGTATTGTTACCTGTGCAGGTGTGTTGTTGGTAATTGTACCTCCTGTATTGTTACCTGTGCAGGTGTGTTGTTGGTAATTGTACCTCCTGTATTGTTACCTGTGCAGGTGTGTTGTTGGTAATTATACCTCCTGTATTGTTACCTGTGCAGGTGTGTTGTTGGTAATTATACCTCCTGTATTGTTACCTGTGCAGGTGTGTTGTTGGTAATTGTACCTCCTGTATTGTTACCTGTGCAGGTGTGTTGTTGGTAATTATACCTCCTGTATTGTTACCTGTGCAGGTGTGTTGTTGGTAATTGTACCTCCTGTATTGTTACCTGTGCAGGTGTGTTGTTGGTAATTGTACCTCCTGTATTGTTACCTGTGCAGGTGTGTTGTTGGTAATTGTACCTCCTGTATTGTTACCTGTGCAGGTGTGTTGTTGGTAATTGTACCTCCTGTATTGTTACCTGTGCAGGTGTGTTGTTGGTAATTATACCTCCTGTATTGTTACCTGTGCAGGTGTGTTGTTGGTAATTATACCTCCTGTATTGTTACCTGTGCAGGTGTGTTGTTGGTAATTATACCTCCTGTATTGTTACCTGTGCAGGTGTGTTGTTGGTAATTGTACCTCCTGTATTGTTACCTGTGCAGGTGTGTTGTTGGTAATTGTACCTCCTGTATTGTTACCTGTGCAGGTGTGTTGTTGGTAATTATACCTCCTGTATTGTTACCTGTGCAGGTGTGTTGTTGGTAATTATACCTCCTGTATTGTTACCTGTGCAGGTGTGTTGTTGGTAATTGTACCTCCTGTATTGTTACCTGTGCAGGTGTGTTGTTGGTAATTATACCTCCTGTATTGTTACCTGTGCAGGTGTGTTGTTGGTAATTATACCTCCTGTATTGTTACCTGAGCAGGTGTGTTGTTGGTAATTATACCTCCTGTATTGTTACCTGTGCAGGTGTGTTGTTGGTAATTATACCTCCTGTATTGTTACCTGTGCAGGTGTGTTGTTGGTAATTATACCTCCTGTATTGTTACCTGTGCAGGTGTGTTGTTGGTAATTATACCTCCTGTATTGTTACCTGTGCAGGTGTGTTGTTGGTAATTATACCTCCTGTACTGTTACCTGTGCAGGTGTGTTGTTGGTAATTATACCTCCTGTATTGTTACCTGTGCAGGTGTGTTGTTGGTAATTGTACCTCCTGTATTGTTACCTGTGCAGGTGTGTTGTTGGTAATTATACCTCCTGTATTGTTACCTGTGCAGGTGTGTTGTTGGTAATTATACCTCCTGTATTGTTACCTGTGCAGGTGTGTTGTTGGTAATTATACCTCCTGTATTGTTACCTGTGCAGGTGTGTTGTTGGTAATTATACCTCCTGTATTGTTACCTGTGCAGGTGTGTTGTTGGTAATTATACCTCCTGTACTGTTACCTGTGCAGGTGTGTTGTTGGTAATTATACCTCCTGTATTGTTACCTGTGCAGGTGTGTTGTTGGTAATTATACCTCCTGTATTGTTACCTGTGCAGGTGTGTTGTTGGTAATTATACCTCCTGTATTGTTACCTGTGCAGGTGTGTTGTTGGTAATTATACCTCCTGTACTGTTACCTGTGCAGGTGTGTTGTTGGTAATTATACCTCCTGTATTGTTACCTGTGCAGGTGTGTTGTTGGTAATTATACCTCCTGTATTGTTACCTGTGCAGGTGTGTTGTTGGTAATTATACCTCCTGTATTGTTACCTGTGCAGGTGTGCTGTACAGGAAGGCGTGTGCATCCTACACCACATGTCTGATCGCCTCTGCCGGATACCAGCGCTTCTGTTCTCCGGGCCGGCTCGGCTCGGTATGCATCAGCTGTTGTAACACACCACTGTGTAACGGGCCCCGTCcaccacatacacactccactgcgcacacacactcatacacacacccacaccaaaCAGTGACCCTGCTTACCCTCCTCACTTTCACTGCACTGACCACGCCCACACCGTGATGTTCAGAACTCCAGCATGGACCAGAGTTACAGCACCGCTCAAAGAAGAATAAAACATCAGTGATTCatgatttataataaattacagtaaaatgttttaattttttgatcttttgctttaaaaatgtaaaagttttatttctaaatgTATAAAGTATTATTGTATGTTGCGTCTGGAACCTTGGCTACATCTCAATCCACATTCTTGTTTCCAAACAAATTAAAACTGATAATGAAATCCATGTCATTTCTTTCACTTGATTTTTATCAGAGGTACGGGGACATgctgtttagggaaggccctttccctgaatctttttacaatatcatGTATGGTAAATGGTGAAGGGATTAACTGTTTGCAATCTTGCTTTGTTCGTTAAGAACAATGTTTGGAACCCAGTGGTGAGCGACGAGCCAccattgcttgtacagactgatcctttggtggatccttttatacccgatgatcccctcacctgttaccaactcCCCtgctcagttaaataaagattcaaaagtATGAACATTAGAACTTACCTAAAGCACTGTGTGAATGACGTGAACAAAAATAAGTGACTTGATTTCTTTACTTTAATTCacagtttattgtttgtttatcctAAAATATGGCAAAGAAATTGGCAGTAGAGAAGAATCATTAAATATAGAGAACTCGGCACTCAAACGCCTAGATCAGGAGCTACATCTCAATCAGAAGTCATGATTAATCTTCTTAACATCAAAGTAAAGATCATTATAGTTTTGGCATCTACAGcagctaaaataataataatgaatacaataataattcaaatacaataataattcaAATATTACAATTCAAAGAATAAACGCAGGAAagaaatattaatttatattagaAGGGAGACTTggaaaacaaaaaatgtaagaTATATAAAAGTAATGTTAAATTTAAAAAGGTTTACCTGTAATTGCAAGTTTTGTAGTCAAATTTCTCACATATTTACAATTTTTTGTTAAATCTGtttgttctttattattcaACATCACATTTCACAAAGTCAAAGAAAAACtaacattaatttttccccccaaaataaattcaaattttttttttccacatttgtttttgaatccAGAATATTGTAGTCAGGATTATTCTGCAGTATAACCTTTATCAGCTTTCATAAAATTAAGACTTATAGTGAAGTGGTGGAAAGAGTCACGATGCAAAATCAGCTCACAGGTTTTATTTCAAACAAAGCTGAGCTCATTTCCTCTCTTTCTTTTTGTCCTAAAAATcacaaacagaaagaaaaaaaaagattaaatttCAAAAATCAGGGAGAACAAAAAAACAGCGAGAGCAAAATTAAAGGAATGAATGTCGGGTTCTACTGAACAAAGAGAACTTTACCTTCTCATTCATAGCCAGCAGGATCATGAGCTTTCTGAAGATAGTCACAAAGTCCAAGAACAGATCAACACTGTgcctagaaataaaaaaaatgaaatcatAGATAAAgatgcagagcttgggggtttaGGTTAAAGAGAGGTGGGCGCTGGTGTCCCAAGAGGGCCCTCATGGTGATCTATGTTAGAGTCAGAATATGGTGTACACAGCAGGAGAGGAACATCATGCATCCCTCTGCTGTTGATGCCCACTGACTCAGGGTTCAACATGTTATAAGTACTAAAAGTTTTTAAACTATTATTTTAATCCTAGTGATGGGGGGGAGTTTGTCCCATACACAGTGCATCCATTCTTTTGTGCAAGTCAGAGTGCCAATGCAACTCCTGTCCACCATCCAAAGCACCTCAGTGTGCTCGcaggcatcggaactggacatcagagcaatggaagaaggtcgactggtcccgttttctccaagatcacgtggatggccgggcaTGTGTGCATGGTTTACCCATGGAAGAGATAaaaccaggatgcactgtaggacctgctggtaacgtCCTGGTAGCAGATACCACAGGAACCCTTCAGATGTCTggctgggtcagagctgttttgacagcatgtgAGGTGACTGGTCCTCATCttctggctcatcagtgtaagtGTGAACGGATGAAAACAAACACTGAGATGTAGATGTGAAGACTCACCAGATATAATCTTTATCTCCCATCTCTGCTTTCTCAATAATCAACTGGGTATCAAACAGAACAAATCCACACATGATGGCCAAACCGATGTACATATGAGCCTGAGGCAGGAAAACAcaagacaaaacacaaaatcaaaGTTACACACGTCACCCCGCTGCCGTTTCCTTCACTCCTCCTTAAATCGACCGAACGTTTACCTTCAGGAGCACGACTGAGCCGACAAACATGTTGATCACAGAAACCAGCAGCAGGATCGAGAGTCCCGACATCAGGGTACCTGAACAAGAACGATAAAAATATGGATGTGTTCCAAACCACCAGTCTAGATTAATATATGACAGACtggaacaaagaaaataaaagcagttttattttttcttacctCCCAGGAAGAGGTAGCTCCTGCGCTGAGCGTACAGAGCACTCAGAGTGAAACAGATGAAGATAACTGCGGTGCCCAGAAAAGCCGTCATGATGatgctaaacacacacaaacacacacaaacacacacactcgatCTGTACAGTTCAGTCCCCGAGTGGTGAGTTAACAGGACTGGGAAATTCTAATCGAAGCTGAGAGTGTTGACGCTGATTTAATTCCTCAGTGCAGTTAAAAAGGTCAGAAATATCATGATGTTACTCACCTGTTACGCACGAGAAATGTTCTAATGTTCCATCTTGGGATTTTTTGCTAAATcagatttgttttgtttattaaaaagtaaaaaatgattCAGGTGGTGCTTTCGACCTGTCCAGGCGTCCAAACAGGCAAAGTTGGACCCACGTTCAGCTTTTGTTATCCTTTAATTCTGCACATTTTCACACTTGAGCCGAATGCCACTTTTCCCCCTCATTTTGCAGATCTCACATGACCCCACAGTTATTTTGGGGCGTCTCCTTACCTGGGGTTGATGCTGATGACGTAATCCATTGCAGGTCCGAGTCCAACCCCTGTAACACAGAGTAGAACACAAATATCACACCTCAACTTTAACATCTActaaattactttaaaaacatGTTGGTGCTTTACAGAAAGAGattgtaaatgaataaacttgCTCAGTAATACAGACATGCAATATGGATGGAAACACGGCTGAGGAATGTATAGATGTATTATGGGTTACCTGTGAGGAAAGCAAATCCAGCGAGTATAGCGAGTCGCTTCTTCTCAGTTTGGGGACTGTGAGGGGTCAGGCTGAGCCAGGCCATCATGGCCAGAGAGCCCAGAACAGACAGCAGCCCACCCTGAAAGAAACATTATATTGACATAATTATAAAGTAATCAAATGAAACAGTGAACCGGACGAGATATTTCAGCTTTCTATTTAAACGTTACCTGAAAGAAGCGCACGACGACGTGAACGTACGCGCCGGCCGCTGCCACGAACATGCACAGCGCCAGACTAGCGTACACATTCTTCAGGTGATGCTGAGTGGAGCGTGAGCTGAAAATAAACGACATTACGTGATAAAACAAGACGAGCTGCAATCCTACACGTTTTATTTGAGCTCCATGACCacgataaaccaatcagagaaaataaatcaaacataTTTATAGAATATTACTTACATCTGAGAGAATTTAAAGAGAGCGTCAAAGTTAACGTTGCGATCAAACACGTTCATCTTCCTCGCTTATTCACACAGACGTTACCCaaaacctaaaataaataagcaaCGTGTTATAAATAGCAAGTATGAGGACACCTGGAGTTTACCCTGCCGCAGCATTCTCCTTTAGAGCTTCTCTGTGCACGTCAAGTTACACTGTGGAACGGCCGAAGCTCTGAGAGTTTCAGCTTTTACATAGAAACGATGCGTAAACACAATCAGAACCTTTTCAGCCAATCACTGCATGGACATGTTGTATAAATCATTATATCTCCAAGTGTATTATTATACACACAGTGTATTATTCAGGGCTGATGGATGTAGACGGGTTGAAGGTTTATTTCTTTTACTCTGTCAGTATTTCGCTTGAATTCTACTTGGTTTGCTTCTAGAATTAATTTGAGCTTTTGTGAGCCAGGAAGAAGTTTGGCAGCACAACGCAATgtgcaaatataaaaaacaaacaggtTGAAATCAAAACTGAAAGCAAGTTGCTTTGATGATGAATGGTTGGAGAAGCCTCTGCACAGGTGCACAAAGGTTTTGTATTGTTCTCTGGGTGCAGCACTGGAGGAACGTCATGAAACTATAGATTATATGATGACACGTCTCAGGTCtgtcatatatatatttctattttatgtTATGGATCTTTTTTATGTTGAATGTTTTTTAGGCCATGTACCACCCTGATCAAACTAAATCTTCTCTTGCTTTCTCTTTATTAAACCTATAATGAACTAATAAAGGATTTTATAGTAAATCTGGAAAAATCCCAAAACTGCCATTAAATTTATGTTCCATATTTAGTGCATGTAAACTTTTGTCTGGAATTGTgcaaatcattaaataaaacaaataaaaaaccctGTCTAATGTACTTTTACCAGCTGAAGGTTGTAAAATGGTAATAAAAGGGTGGGGATGAATACTTTTGTAAGCCAGTGTGGGCGTTTACCTGAGTGACAGATAGAATCGTCAGCTTTAAATTCC
Proteins encoded in this region:
- the LOC134301989 gene encoding ly6/PLAUR domain-containing protein 1-like translates to MRALFLFTWYLCVCCFTTVCSLQMQCYQCEETLLNNDCSTAKFIVNCTANIQDACQKEVMVDTHGVLYRKACASYTTCLIASAGYQRFCSPGRLGSVCISCCNTPLCNGPRPPHTHSTAHTHSYTHPHQTVTLLTLLTFTALTTPTP
- the tegt gene encoding probable Bax inhibitor 1; translated protein: MNVFDRNVNFDALFKFSQISRSTQHHLKNVYASLALCMFVAAAGAYVHVVVRFFQGGLLSVLGSLAMMAWLSLTPHSPQTEKKRLAILAGFAFLTGVGLGPAMDYVISINPSIIMTAFLGTAVIFICFTLSALYAQRRSYLFLGGTLMSGLSILLLVSVINMFVGSVVLLKAHMYIGLAIMCGFVLFDTQLIIEKAEMGDKDYIWHSVDLFLDFVTIFRKLMILLAMNEKDKKKERK